A stretch of the Streptomyces sp. NBC_01264 genome encodes the following:
- a CDS encoding alpha/beta fold hydrolase: MSAVLHHQLQGSGPMLLIAQSGEGDADRTVDLVPHLTDSFTVLTYDRRGLSRSRPEEPGRTTSLAEHAEDVHRLLAAVTDEPVLMLGCSLGAVIGLHLAVRHPEQVSTLIAHEPVAPRLLPEGERARHEAELEELQGIYRTGGLGAVFPEMARVLGIDLTRRDAEPGLTPQPLDERRLANFGYFIEHDFTAIVEDTLDVDALTRTPTRIIPALGAITPSTVFDHRCAMELAALLDTEIRVFPGGHNGNTTHPRGYAERLRGLLAPAGA, translated from the coding sequence ATGAGTGCTGTACTCCACCACCAACTGCAGGGATCCGGCCCGATGCTGCTCATCGCGCAGAGCGGGGAGGGGGACGCGGACCGCACTGTGGATCTCGTCCCGCACCTCACGGATTCCTTCACCGTGCTGACTTACGACCGTCGTGGACTGTCGCGCAGCCGGCCGGAGGAGCCCGGCCGGACCACGTCGCTCGCCGAGCACGCCGAAGACGTACACCGGCTGCTGGCGGCCGTCACCGACGAGCCGGTGCTGATGCTCGGCTGCAGTCTGGGGGCCGTCATCGGCCTGCACCTTGCCGTTCGGCACCCGGAGCAGGTGAGCACCCTCATCGCGCACGAGCCGGTGGCTCCGCGACTGTTGCCCGAGGGGGAGAGGGCCCGGCACGAAGCGGAGCTGGAGGAACTGCAGGGGATCTATCGCACGGGCGGGCTCGGAGCAGTCTTTCCGGAGATGGCGCGGGTCCTCGGGATAGACCTCACGCGGCGCGACGCCGAGCCGGGCTTGACCCCGCAGCCCCTGGACGAGCGCAGGCTTGCCAACTTCGGCTACTTCATCGAGCACGACTTCACGGCGATCGTCGAGGACACCCTCGACGTGGACGCCCTCACGCGGACCCCGACGCGCATCATCCCGGCGCTGGGAGCCATCACCCCCTCCACCGTCTTCGACCATCGATGCGCGATGGAACTCGCGGCCCTCCTGGACACGGAGATACGGGTCTTCCCGGGCGGCCACAACGGCAACACCACGCACCCCCGCGGCTATGCGGAGCGGCTGCGGGGTCTGCTGGCTCCGGCCGGAGCGTAG
- a CDS encoding MarR family transcriptional regulator — protein MKLGEEALPEPPGGPGQYAGGTRSVVIVAGDIAAHPDTTVGETAQRTGLPQSQVSGAVARLREAGSVQTAPDPADRRRTLVRQAPGTSARVAAVRAAGASKVEDALARALGEAEAEQLPELTRALEVLARHLVPRDTR, from the coding sequence ATGAAGCTCGGCGAGGAGGCCCTGCCCGAGCCCCCCGGCGGCCCCGGACAGTACGCCGGCGGCACCCGCTCCGTCGTGATCGTGGCCGGCGACATCGCCGCGCACCCCGACACCACGGTCGGCGAGACGGCCCAGCGCACGGGCCTCCCGCAGAGCCAGGTCTCCGGCGCCGTCGCCCGCCTGCGCGAGGCCGGCTCCGTACAGACCGCGCCCGACCCCGCCGACCGGCGCCGCACGCTGGTCCGCCAGGCCCCCGGAACCTCCGCGCGTGTGGCCGCCGTACGCGCCGCCGGAGCCTCCAAGGTCGAGGACGCCCTCGCCCGCGCTCTCGGTGAGGCCGAGGCCGAGCAACTCCCGGAGCTGACGCGGGCCTTGGAGGTCCTGGCCCGCCACCTGGTGCCCCGCGACACCCGCTGA
- a CDS encoding NF041680 family putative transposase, which yields MSLLYHDVQREPFGVLSRFRTELYASMTARGDALFELTDAVLCADGPVKTLVGLALAPEHRRGHGALYAGLNHGRLDVGRLRRALVSVPLPKAADGRLVLAVDVSPWLRPDADTAPERCFCHTYGYGDNKHLMIPGWPYQIVAALETGRTSWTAVLDAIRIEPGADVAAVTTAQIREVVDRLVEAGQWREGDPDIMIVVDAGYDAPRLAHLLADLPLEILGRTRSDRVMRRPAPSREEFHRDHPAGGRPPRHGGEFVFGRPDTWGGEQAVTVTDTRRYGKATAQAWDRLHPRLTRRAAWIDHSAELPVIEGTVIRLKVGHLPSGGDPKPVWLWWSRTGATAADVDRCWQAFLRRFDVEHTFRFWKQTLGWTRPKLRSPEAADRWTWLLAAAHTQLNLARPLAQDLRHPWEKPTPPERLTPARVRRGFRNIRTATGSPAGAPKPARPGPGRPPGSKNRHPAARHNVGRVLVTGQPYQRPAHHKVGTKPRRTG from the coding sequence GTGAGTCTGCTGTATCACGATGTCCAGCGGGAGCCGTTCGGGGTGTTGTCACGCTTCCGGACGGAGTTGTACGCGTCGATGACGGCCCGTGGCGACGCACTGTTCGAGTTGACCGACGCGGTGCTGTGTGCGGACGGTCCGGTGAAGACGCTGGTCGGTCTGGCACTTGCGCCGGAGCACCGGCGTGGCCATGGAGCCCTGTATGCCGGGCTGAATCATGGGCGACTGGATGTGGGCCGGCTACGGAGGGCCCTGGTCTCTGTCCCGCTGCCGAAGGCGGCCGACGGCCGTCTGGTCCTGGCCGTCGATGTCTCGCCGTGGTTGCGGCCGGATGCGGACACCGCCCCTGAGCGGTGCTTTTGCCATACCTACGGGTACGGCGACAACAAGCATCTGATGATCCCGGGCTGGCCCTACCAGATCGTGGCCGCTCTGGAGACGGGCCGGACCTCGTGGACCGCCGTGCTGGACGCGATCCGGATCGAGCCGGGCGCCGACGTCGCCGCGGTTACCACCGCCCAGATCAGAGAGGTCGTCGATCGCCTCGTCGAAGCGGGCCAGTGGCGGGAGGGCGATCCCGACATCATGATCGTGGTCGACGCGGGCTATGACGCTCCGCGCCTGGCCCACCTGCTGGCCGACCTGCCCCTCGAGATCCTGGGCCGGACGCGATCGGACCGGGTGATGCGCCGGCCGGCGCCCTCCCGCGAGGAATTCCACCGGGACCACCCCGCCGGCGGACGCCCGCCCAGGCACGGAGGCGAGTTCGTCTTCGGCCGGCCGGACACCTGGGGCGGCGAGCAGGCGGTCACCGTCACCGACACCCGCCGCTACGGGAAAGCGACCGCGCAAGCGTGGGACCGGCTCCATCCTCGGCTGACCCGCCGGGCGGCCTGGATCGACCATTCTGCCGAGCTGCCCGTCATCGAGGGCACCGTCATCCGCCTGAAGGTCGGGCACCTGCCCTCGGGCGGAGACCCGAAGCCGGTGTGGCTGTGGTGGTCCAGGACCGGCGCCACCGCGGCTGACGTCGACCGCTGCTGGCAGGCCTTCCTGCGAAGGTTCGACGTCGAGCACACATTCCGCTTCTGGAAGCAGACCCTGGGCTGGACCCGCCCCAAGCTCCGCAGCCCCGAGGCCGCAGACCGGTGGACATGGCTCCTGGCTGCCGCCCACACCCAGCTCAATCTCGCCCGGCCGCTCGCACAGGACCTCCGGCATCCCTGGGAGAAGCCGACCCCACCCGAACGACTCACCCCCGCCCGGGTCCGACGCGGGTTCAGGAACATCCGAACCGCCACTGGTTCACCAGCCGGTGCACCCAAACCCGCCCGCCCCGGCCCCGGACGGCCACCCGGATCGAAGAACCGGCACCCCGCAGCACGCCACAACGTGGGAAGAGTCCTCGTCACAGGCCAGCCCTACCAGCGACCCGCCCACCACAAGGTCGGCACCAAACCCCGCCGAACAGGATAA